From [Clostridium] symbiosum, a single genomic window includes:
- a CDS encoding CocE/NonD family hydrolase gives MEQWNFYLSGILYGVCERRDNQIFHQPLDVYAGRLKEWQALTEEDTWYLELGKMNVREALLRLPDYEAGIAETAGRTDAEDAETDSASCCRCQFQTAHGETFEKKDSHTFIQRNIKFPKDLVTEDEKVIAFITPFRDQCAVLVKEGFEDRTILKDWKEMDVSPLFPVEPPVTEMVPMRDRVRFATDVYLPKGAGKVPAVLVRTPYGKGVGTAAYFRFIQRGYAVVIQDVRGREDSEGEWLPMYYEVEDGDDTLTWIAAQPWSDGNVGMTGGSYLGYVQWAAAASENPHLKAMLSSVCAGSPFIDVPRRGGCFNSGMLAWAFLVSGQHANPELMARDDWEEVLDIRPLEDLAPKALGYDIPFLKKWFEHMDYDALWKRGSWKERTGNHRVPALIMSGWFDDNGMGTTEALELYHDYEEKKVILGPWMHGGNANYDIHGFALGNNALRYDMDLICLAWLEHYLKGVDNGIEKTPRVEYYTMGSNEWKTADNWPVPGTRELSLYLDGARPNAAASNKGLLSSSAPVHSSYDSYLYDPKNPAIHLVDMSENELEVPEDYTEEEKRPDFLCYSTDVLTSDLTITGDATAELFISSDCEDTDLMVRITDVDENGRSIKLADGVISVRYRNQFEHPEFMEPGQVYQVKIRTTKLSHTFQTGHRLRVTVTSSAKNFIFPNRNTRDGFNSVTVRTADNRIHRGGAYASRVILRKEG, from the coding sequence ATGGAACAATGGAATTTTTACCTGTCCGGAATCCTGTACGGAGTCTGTGAGCGCAGGGATAATCAGATCTTTCATCAGCCCCTTGACGTGTACGCCGGCCGTCTAAAAGAATGGCAGGCACTTACGGAGGAAGATACCTGGTATTTGGAACTTGGAAAAATGAATGTCCGTGAAGCTCTTCTGCGTCTGCCGGACTATGAAGCCGGTATCGCAGAAACCGCCGGGCGGACGGATGCAGAAGACGCAGAGACTGACAGCGCTTCCTGTTGCAGGTGTCAATTTCAAACTGCGCACGGGGAAACTTTCGAAAAAAAAGACAGCCATACTTTTATCCAGCGTAATATAAAATTCCCTAAGGATCTGGTTACGGAGGATGAAAAAGTAATCGCATTCATCACCCCCTTCCGCGATCAGTGCGCGGTGCTGGTAAAAGAAGGGTTTGAAGACAGAACCATTTTAAAGGACTGGAAAGAAATGGACGTAAGTCCCCTTTTCCCTGTGGAACCTCCGGTGACGGAAATGGTTCCGATGCGGGATCGGGTACGCTTTGCGACCGACGTTTATCTTCCAAAGGGCGCCGGGAAAGTACCTGCCGTGTTGGTCCGCACCCCCTATGGAAAGGGTGTCGGAACCGCAGCCTATTTCCGCTTCATACAGCGCGGCTATGCCGTGGTGATACAGGACGTGCGGGGGCGCGAAGACAGCGAAGGGGAATGGCTCCCCATGTACTACGAAGTTGAGGACGGCGACGATACCCTGACCTGGATTGCGGCACAGCCGTGGAGCGACGGAAATGTCGGCATGACGGGCGGTTCCTATCTGGGATACGTCCAGTGGGCGGCCGCCGCCAGCGAAAATCCCCATTTAAAGGCAATGCTCAGCAGCGTCTGCGCCGGAAGCCCGTTTATCGACGTTCCCCGGCGGGGCGGCTGTTTCAACTCCGGCATGCTGGCATGGGCCTTCCTGGTTTCCGGACAGCACGCCAATCCAGAACTGATGGCGCGTGACGACTGGGAGGAAGTTCTGGACATCCGGCCGCTCGAGGATCTGGCGCCGAAAGCGCTCGGATATGATATCCCCTTCCTGAAAAAATGGTTTGAGCATATGGATTACGACGCTCTCTGGAAACGGGGAAGCTGGAAGGAGCGGACCGGAAATCACCGCGTCCCCGCCCTGATTATGTCCGGCTGGTTCGACGACAACGGCATGGGCACAACGGAGGCTCTGGAGCTTTATCATGACTATGAAGAAAAGAAGGTCATCCTGGGTCCATGGATGCATGGCGGTAATGCCAACTATGACATTCACGGATTTGCGCTCGGTAACAATGCCCTCCGTTATGATATGGATTTAATCTGCCTGGCATGGCTGGAACATTACTTAAAAGGCGTAGACAACGGCATTGAAAAGACGCCCCGGGTCGAGTATTATACCATGGGCAGCAATGAGTGGAAGACGGCAGATAACTGGCCCGTTCCGGGAACGCGGGAACTGAGCCTCTACCTGGACGGAGCGCGCCCAAACGCGGCTGCATCCAATAAGGGGCTCCTCTCTTCTTCCGCCCCGGTGCATTCCTCCTATGATTCCTACCTCTATGATCCAAAAAATCCGGCCATCCATCTCGTGGATATGTCGGAAAATGAGCTGGAAGTGCCGGAAGATTATACGGAAGAGGAAAAACGGCCCGATTTTCTGTGCTACTCCACCGATGTACTTACATCGGATTTAACAATTACCGGAGATGCAACGGCAGAACTCTTTATCTCCTCCGACTGTGAAGATACGGATTTGATGGTCCGAATCACGGACGTGGATGAAAACGGCCGCTCCATAAAGCTGGCCGACGGTGTCATAAGTGTCCGCTACCGCAACCAGTTTGAGCATCCCGAATTCATGGAACCCGGTCAGGTTTATCAGGTCAAAATCCGCACTACGAAGCTGTCCCACACCTTCCAAACAGGCCATCGGCTTCGCGTGACCGTCACCTCCAGCGCAAAGAATTTCATCTTCCCGAACCGGAATACACGGGACGGTTTTAACAGCGTGACGGTTCGGACCGCCGATAACCGGATTCACCGGGGAGGCGCTTATGCGTCGAGGGTGATTCTGCGTAAGGAAGGGTAG
- a CDS encoding DUF6472 family protein has protein sequence MKKQGGPKSCESCGNYIYDEDYGYYVCEADLDEDEMALFLGNHRFECPYYQTDDEYRIVRKQM, from the coding sequence TTGAAAAAACAGGGAGGACCAAAGAGCTGCGAATCCTGCGGTAATTATATTTATGATGAGGATTATGGTTATTACGTCTGTGAGGCGGATCTGGATGAAGATGAAATGGCTTTATTTCTCGGAAATCACCGTTTTGAATGTCCTTACTACCAGACAGACGATGAATACCGCATTGTGAGGAAACAGATGTAA
- a CDS encoding valine--tRNA ligase: protein MKELEKTYNPADIEGRLYQKWLDSKYFHAKVNKDKKPFTIVMPPPNITGQLHMGHALDNTMQDILIRYKRMQGYEALWQPGTDHAAIATEVKVIDKLKSEGIDKHDLGRDKFLEKAWEWKEEYGSRIVNQLHKLGSSADWDRERFTMDEGCSDAVLEVFTKLYEKGYIYKGSRIINWCPVCQTSISDAEVEHEEQDGFFWHINYPIVGEEGRFVEIATTRPETMLGDTAVAVNPEDDRYKDLIGKMLKLPLTDREIPVVADEYVDKEFGTGCVKITPAHDPNDFEVGKRHGLEEICIMNDDATISAPGKYKGMERYEARKAIVADLKEQGLLVKVVPHSHNVGTHDRCGTTVEPMVKPQWFVKMEEMAKPAIEALQSGRLKFVPESFGKTYLHWLEGIRDWCISRQLWWGHRIPAYYCEECGEMVVAKEAPHACPKCGSTRLRQDEDTLDTWFSSALWPFSTLGWPEKTPEYEYFYPTDVLVTGYDIIFFWVIRMVFSGIEQTGKEPFHTVLIHGLVRDSQGRKMSKSLGNGIDPLEVIEKYGADALRMTLMTGNAPGNDMRFYWERVEASRNFANKIWNATRFIMMNIEKAPAADVSLSDLTMADRWILSKVNTLSRDVTENMDKYELGIALQKVYDFVWEEFCDWYIEMVKPRLWDDNDTTKAAALWTLKTVLINSLKLLHPYMPFITEEIFCNLQDEEPSIMISAWPVYKEEWNFSGEEKAVEVIKEAVRAIRNVRTSMNVPPSKKAKVYVVSDSDEILGIFEHSRVFFATLGYAGEVVLQKDKTGIADDAVSAVTAQATIYMPFAELVDLDKEIERLEKEEEKLGKELARVTGMLNNEKFVSKAPEAKIAEEREKLEKYTQMMAQVKERLDHLRK from the coding sequence ATGAAAGAACTCGAAAAAACCTATAATCCGGCGGACATTGAAGGACGCCTCTACCAGAAATGGCTGGACAGCAAATACTTCCATGCAAAAGTAAATAAGGACAAAAAGCCGTTTACCATCGTAATGCCGCCGCCAAACATCACGGGACAGCTCCATATGGGACATGCCCTGGATAATACAATGCAGGATATCCTAATCCGTTACAAGAGAATGCAGGGATACGAAGCATTATGGCAGCCGGGAACCGACCATGCCGCGATCGCCACAGAGGTGAAGGTGATCGATAAGCTGAAAAGCGAGGGCATTGACAAACACGATCTGGGCCGTGACAAATTCCTGGAGAAAGCCTGGGAGTGGAAAGAAGAGTATGGCAGCCGCATCGTAAACCAGCTCCATAAATTAGGTTCCTCCGCCGACTGGGACAGAGAGCGTTTCACCATGGACGAGGGCTGCTCCGACGCGGTTTTAGAAGTATTCACAAAACTTTATGAGAAAGGCTATATTTATAAAGGCTCCCGAATCATCAACTGGTGCCCTGTCTGCCAGACTTCGATTTCCGATGCCGAGGTGGAGCATGAGGAGCAGGACGGATTTTTCTGGCATATCAATTATCCGATTGTGGGCGAAGAGGGCCGTTTCGTAGAAATCGCCACCACACGTCCGGAGACGATGTTAGGTGACACTGCGGTGGCCGTAAACCCGGAAGACGACAGATATAAAGACCTGATCGGCAAGATGCTGAAACTGCCTCTGACCGACCGTGAAATTCCGGTTGTTGCGGATGAATATGTTGACAAAGAGTTTGGTACGGGCTGTGTAAAGATTACGCCTGCCCATGACCCGAACGACTTTGAGGTAGGAAAACGCCACGGCCTGGAGGAAATCTGCATCATGAACGACGATGCCACGATCAGCGCTCCGGGTAAATATAAGGGAATGGAGCGTTACGAAGCCAGAAAGGCCATCGTAGCCGATCTTAAGGAGCAGGGACTCCTTGTAAAAGTAGTACCGCATTCCCACAATGTCGGAACCCATGACCGCTGCGGCACAACCGTAGAACCGATGGTAAAACCACAGTGGTTCGTAAAGATGGAGGAAATGGCAAAACCGGCGATTGAGGCACTGCAGTCCGGGCGTCTTAAATTCGTTCCGGAGAGCTTTGGAAAGACCTATCTTCACTGGCTGGAGGGAATCCGCGACTGGTGCATTTCCAGACAGCTTTGGTGGGGACACAGAATCCCTGCATATTACTGTGAGGAATGTGGTGAGATGGTAGTGGCGAAAGAAGCGCCTCACGCCTGCCCGAAATGCGGCAGCACCCGTCTGCGTCAGGATGAAGATACGCTGGACACCTGGTTTTCCTCCGCGCTCTGGCCGTTTTCAACTCTGGGCTGGCCGGAGAAAACACCGGAATATGAGTATTTCTATCCGACGGATGTGCTGGTAACGGGATATGATATCATTTTCTTCTGGGTGATCCGTATGGTATTCTCCGGAATCGAGCAGACGGGAAAAGAGCCGTTCCACACCGTACTGATTCACGGCCTGGTAAGAGACTCCCAGGGACGCAAGATGAGCAAATCCCTTGGAAACGGCATCGATCCGTTGGAGGTAATCGAGAAGTACGGCGCCGATGCCCTGCGTATGACCCTGATGACGGGCAATGCACCAGGCAACGATATGCGTTTCTACTGGGAAAGAGTGGAGGCAAGCCGTAATTTTGCAAACAAGATTTGGAATGCAACGCGTTTCATCATGATGAATATTGAAAAGGCTCCGGCAGCCGATGTCAGCTTAAGCGACCTCACGATGGCCGACCGCTGGATCCTGTCGAAGGTAAACACCCTTTCCAGGGACGTCACCGAAAACATGGATAAATACGAGCTTGGTATCGCACTCCAGAAGGTATATGACTTTGTCTGGGAGGAATTCTGCGACTGGTATATCGAGATGGTAAAACCGAGGCTCTGGGATGACAATGATACGACAAAAGCGGCGGCGCTGTGGACACTCAAGACCGTATTAATCAACTCCCTGAAACTGCTTCACCCATACATGCCGTTTATCACGGAAGAGATTTTCTGCAATCTCCAGGATGAGGAACCGTCCATCATGATTTCCGCCTGGCCGGTTTACAAAGAAGAATGGAATTTCTCCGGTGAGGAGAAGGCCGTGGAGGTAATCAAGGAAGCGGTCCGCGCAATCAGAAACGTACGTACCTCCATGAATGTACCGCCGAGCAAAAAGGCAAAGGTATACGTTGTGTCCGACAGCGATGAGATTCTGGGCATTTTCGAACACAGCCGGGTATTCTTTGCAACACTCGGATATGCGGGCGAGGTAGTCCTCCAGAAGGATAAGACAGGCATTGCGGATGACGCGGTATCGGCTGTGACGGCCCAGGCAACGATTTATATGCCGTTCGCAGAGCTTGTGGATCTGGATAAGGAAATTGAAAGACTGGAAAAAGAGGAAGAAAAGCTTGGAAAAGAGCTGGCACGCGTTACCGGAATGCTGAATAACGAAAAGTTTGTCAGCAAAGCGCCGGAGGCAAAGATTGCCGAGGAGCGTGAAAAGCTTGAAAAATATACCCAGATGATGGCTCAGGTCAAGGAAAGACTGGATCATCTCAGAAAGTAA
- a CDS encoding dipeptide epimerase → MKITGMKIEKVQIPLKEPFKVAFTVVNYLESVLIQVTTDEGYVGYGEAAPFAPVTGETVDGVIAVLEIFKQGLTGMNPMDIEAVHGMMDGVIVGNGAAKCAVDLAMYDLMGKSMGQPVYKLLGGFSNTVQNDITIGIGAPEAMAAEAKRLVTEEGYHILKIKAGIDYKEDIRAMKLIREAVGPDIRLRADANQGYTVSDAVCALEGFREFGIEAVEQCLPHWDMEGSAFIRSKVNGIQIMLDESIHGPVDAARACRIGAADILNIKLMKCGGLYPAAKINAIAEANGVTCMVGCMLETKLAITAGLSLVAAKKNVTEADCDSFLYYRENPVEGGFIQKNDTFMLLDEPGFGVNFNM, encoded by the coding sequence ATGAAAATCACGGGTATGAAAATTGAAAAAGTCCAGATTCCGTTAAAAGAGCCTTTCAAGGTGGCCTTTACCGTCGTTAACTATCTGGAAAGTGTATTGATTCAGGTGACAACGGATGAGGGTTATGTTGGATATGGAGAGGCCGCCCCGTTTGCACCGGTAACCGGAGAAACGGTGGACGGCGTAATTGCGGTCCTGGAAATTTTTAAACAGGGGCTGACTGGGATGAATCCGATGGACATCGAAGCGGTACATGGTATGATGGACGGCGTAATTGTCGGAAACGGAGCCGCAAAATGCGCCGTGGATCTTGCAATGTATGATCTGATGGGTAAATCCATGGGACAGCCCGTCTACAAGCTGCTCGGCGGCTTCAGTAATACGGTGCAGAATGACATCACCATCGGAATCGGCGCTCCGGAAGCAATGGCAGCCGAGGCAAAACGTCTTGTAACGGAAGAAGGATACCATATTTTAAAAATCAAAGCAGGCATCGACTATAAGGAAGATATCCGCGCTATGAAACTGATACGTGAAGCGGTCGGCCCGGACATCCGCCTCCGCGCAGACGCAAACCAGGGATACACGGTTTCAGACGCGGTCTGCGCTCTGGAGGGTTTCCGTGAATTCGGCATCGAAGCCGTGGAACAGTGCCTGCCGCACTGGGATATGGAGGGTTCTGCCTTTATCCGCAGCAAGGTGAACGGAATCCAGATTATGCTGGACGAATCCATCCACGGCCCGGTGGACGCCGCCAGGGCCTGCCGGATCGGAGCCGCCGATATCCTGAATATTAAACTGATGAAATGCGGCGGCCTCTATCCGGCTGCAAAAATCAATGCCATCGCCGAAGCGAACGGCGTTACCTGTATGGTTGGCTGCATGCTGGAGACAAAGCTTGCAATCACCGCTGGTTTGAGCCTTGTGGCGGCCAAAAAGAATGTGACGGAGGCAGACTGCGACAGCTTCCTCTATTACAGGGAAAATCCGGTGGAAGGCGGATTTATCCAGAAAAACGACACCTTTATGCTGCTTGATGAACCGGGATTCGGCGTAAACTTCAATATGTAG
- a CDS encoding cupin domain-containing protein yields MEYEFLTPLPSPGFIPKTLMIKATLEPNSKDSELPVVHHSEETILILKGTLNVEIGDSVTVLHEGDTIIIEEDLPHTCMNQTDGYVEVISTITPPVWGTLHFPG; encoded by the coding sequence GTGGAATATGAATTCCTGACGCCGCTTCCCTCACCCGGTTTTATCCCAAAGACACTGATGATAAAAGCCACTCTGGAACCGAATTCAAAGGATTCGGAGCTTCCGGTGGTCCATCATTCCGAAGAGACCATCCTGATTTTAAAGGGAACGCTCAACGTGGAAATCGGGGATTCCGTCACCGTGCTGCACGAGGGAGACACCATTATTATTGAGGAGGATTTGCCGCATACCTGCATGAATCAGACCGACGGTTATGTGGAGGTGATTTCCACCATCACGCCTCCGGTCTGGGGCACGTTACACTTTCCGGGATAG
- a CDS encoding helix-turn-helix transcriptional regulator codes for MLGTNIREYRKKLGLTMKDLAESTGLSIGYISQVEREEVEPSLSSLRKIAGSFDVPVYILMDDHKNDRNLTIRREERLSVE; via the coding sequence ATGTTAGGCACAAATATTAGAGAATACCGTAAAAAACTGGGACTTACCATGAAAGATTTGGCGGAGAGCACGGGCCTGTCGATCGGATATATTTCCCAGGTGGAGCGGGAGGAAGTAGAGCCGTCTCTTTCCTCCCTTCGAAAAATTGCCGGGAGCTTTGATGTCCCTGTCTATATTCTGATGGATGATCATAAAAATGACCGCAATCTCACAATCCGGAGGGAAGAGCGCCTGTCGGTAGAATGA
- a CDS encoding DUF819 family protein, translating into MQFPIFQTTDELLTVVLVMVAFSLWVQRFKAFKYIGPALTVIVIGLVLVNLHIVPGYQDVYGVVITYCVPMSISIYLLNINLKELAKLSGKAVVGLVSAVFSVCLVATVFGVIFSGKMFEGWKIAGMFVGTYTGGSSNLTAIAVGLDAANETIAAANAADYVVGMPTLFLMFAAPALFQNVKFLRKIWPYRLSDEDRVGDGEEPVLMAEQKWSIQDIACLLAVSITIVTIATRLAAFLPSDFASARRILLISTLSIAAAQIPAVGKLRGNLNLGLFFGMMYLAIIGFSVDLASFFGSTMTITLFCFCVIVGSITLHLLLSRLFRVPYEYVILGITGAIADGTTASLVASSAKWNRLVSVGLLMGVIGGVCGNYVGILVAYLIKFIIGA; encoded by the coding sequence ATGCAATTCCCTATTTTTCAGACAACAGACGAATTACTGACGGTTGTTTTGGTGATGGTGGCATTTTCCCTGTGGGTCCAGCGTTTTAAGGCGTTTAAATACATCGGTCCGGCCCTCACGGTAATTGTCATCGGACTTGTGCTCGTCAATCTGCACATTGTTCCCGGGTATCAGGACGTGTATGGCGTTGTCATCACCTACTGCGTCCCGATGTCCATCTCCATCTATCTGCTAAACATTAACTTAAAGGAACTGGCGAAGCTGTCCGGAAAGGCCGTGGTCGGCCTCGTATCTGCCGTATTCAGCGTCTGCCTGGTAGCCACCGTGTTCGGTGTGATTTTCAGCGGAAAGATGTTTGAGGGCTGGAAAATCGCCGGAATGTTTGTCGGAACTTATACGGGAGGCAGCTCCAACCTGACCGCAATCGCGGTGGGCCTGGATGCGGCCAATGAAACCATCGCCGCCGCCAATGCCGCAGACTATGTGGTGGGCATGCCGACGCTGTTTCTGATGTTCGCCGCCCCAGCCCTGTTCCAGAATGTCAAATTCCTGAGGAAAATCTGGCCGTACCGCCTGTCCGACGAAGACCGCGTCGGCGACGGGGAAGAGCCGGTCCTGATGGCCGAGCAGAAATGGAGCATTCAGGATATCGCATGTCTTCTGGCAGTCTCAATCACCATCGTGACAATTGCCACCAGGCTGGCGGCCTTTCTGCCTTCCGACTTTGCAAGCGCTAGGCGGATACTCCTCATTTCCACGCTCTCCATTGCGGCCGCCCAGATTCCGGCTGTTGGAAAGCTTAGGGGCAATTTGAATCTGGGACTGTTCTTCGGAATGATGTATCTGGCCATCATTGGATTCAGCGTGGATCTGGCCTCTTTCTTCGGCTCCACCATGACGATCACACTCTTCTGCTTCTGTGTCATCGTTGGCAGTATCACGCTTCATCTGCTCCTGTCCAGACTGTTCCGGGTACCGTATGAATATGTAATTCTCGGCATCACCGGGGCGATTGCAGACGGAACCACCGCCTCCCTGGTCGCATCCAGCGCCAAGTGGAACCGGCTGGTCAGCGTGGGCCTGCTCATGGGCGTCATCGGCGGCGTCTGCGGAAACTATGTGGGTATTTTAGTTGCCTATCTGATCAAATTTATCATCGGGGCATAA